The nucleotide window AACCTTCTGGATGGAATACTGCTGAACCGAGGCCAATGAATAGAACCGACAAGACAATCATGGCGAAGTTGGGAGCAAATCCTAGTCCGAGAATACCAAATAAAGTAAACGTTAGTCCTATTGGCAGGGCATAAGGCATCGGCTTTTTATCAGTTACCATTCCGACTACCGGCTGCATAACAGACGAGACCATATTTAAGGAAAATGCTATGATCCCTAGCTGGGTAAAGCTTAATCCCATAGTTTCTTCTAAAATAGGAAACATAGCCGGTACAACCGCTTGAATGGCATCATTCAATAAATGGCACAGCCCGATAATAATAAGAATTTTATATAAAGTTGATTCAGAGGCTTTTGGAGCTTTAGCTTTTATTACCACTGGTTGATTCATAGGATCCCTCCCTTAAGATAAAATAACGACCTATTTTTCTTTCCTATTTTACTACTTAAAAATTAAAATAAGAAATGTTTATTTCTAATTTCGAAATATTTAGCAAATAAAACAAAAGAATAACAAAACGAGACCATTGTGATCTCGTTTTATTTTACGATTGGCAATGTAATACTGACGGTCGTCCCCATCTTTTCTTTGCTCTCAATTAGTATACTGCCGCCAAATGAGTTGATGATCCTTTTACAAATGACCAGTCCAAGGCCTGTCCCTGTTTCTTTGGAAGTGTAAAAAGGAACAAATATATTCCCCAACTCATCCTTCGGTATTCCTTTCCCAGTATCGCTAATTTCTAGTTTACAAAAATCCTTATCCTGATGTAGCAGCTTAATTTCTAGAATCCCAGGTTTTTCAAATGATTCAAACGCATTTTTTGTAAGATTCAAGATAACCTGTTTCAATTCGTCCTTAACACAGGTAACGATGATGGGTTCACTAGAAAGTTGAAAGTTACATTCTACATTTTGTGAATTTCCCTCAGATATGATGAGGGGTTTCAATTCTTTAAGTGTTTCTGCAATATTGATGTTATTTGTCACTTGTGCTGTCGGCTTACCAAGGATTAAGAACTCACTAACTATTTCATTTATCCTCTTCAGCTCGGAGTTTATAACATCGAAATAGAAGCGATCCTCTTGATCGGTATACTTTTCACCTAGAAGTTGGATTAACCCTTTTACACCTGTCAACGGATTTCGAATTTCATGCGCAGTGCTTGCAGCTAAGGAGCCAACTAATTCCAGCTTTTGCAACTCATTTTGCCGTCTTTCTTTATGGGCAAATCTCCGTAAAAGGAGATATTCAATTAGTAAGTAAAGGATATGGGTTATGACGAGAATGATAAATAAAACCTTACCCAAAGTTTTCCCGATTTGTTTATTATTCCGATCTGCAATTTTCACTTTAATACTCCATGGTATACGGTCCATTTGTGAAGTGACCCAATGGGTATTATGCTCATCTATTTCATTGTTGGTTACATTCATTTCAAGGATGGCAGATTTTCCACCATTCACAACATATAGCTTGGTTTCTGGAGTCAGAACCTTCATCAGGTTCCTCATATAATCGATCCGTAAATCTGCAATGAGAATAGCTTTTAATTCGCCATTTTCATCGAGAACGGGTCTAGCTATTCCAACAATTCTTTGATTATTTTTAAGAATCTCCTCATGTTCTGAAATGATTGTATCCTTTGTGTTGATTACTTCTTTTATAAACGGTAATTTGGAAAAGTCATCTTCATTACGCAAGGGAACGGAGCCCGTTAACAAATTTCCATTTTCGTTCAGTAGGTACAGACCTCCATATCGGGGATCGTTTTGGTTTACCTTCATGAGTAATGGTTCCATTTTCTTAGGAGAATCTATGTTTTCCATGGCGGATAGGGAAAGAATATCTAGGCTTGTCGTTGTTTCACTAATGAATTGATCCCAGTTCTTTTGATAAATCGAAGCGACCCATAAAGCATCTTTTTTTCTTTCCAAGTCGTTTTCTTTTAAAATATCAAAAAAATAGTATGTACCTAAAATGATAACAGGTAAGATCACCACGATAAAATAAATAAAAAAATTGCCTTTACGACTGTTCATGTAAATACCCCAACTTGATCTGTAAATAATAGTGTATTTATTATATCAGAAGTATT belongs to Neobacillus sp. OS1-2 and includes:
- a CDS encoding ATP-binding protein; protein product: MNSRKGNFFIYFIVVILPVIILGTYYFFDILKENDLERKKDALWVASIYQKNWDQFISETTTSLDILSLSAMENIDSPKKMEPLLMKVNQNDPRYGGLYLLNENGNLLTGSVPLRNEDDFSKLPFIKEVINTKDTIISEHEEILKNNQRIVGIARPVLDENGELKAILIADLRIDYMRNLMKVLTPETKLYVVNGGKSAILEMNVTNNEIDEHNTHWVTSQMDRIPWSIKVKIADRNNKQIGKTLGKVLFIILVITHILYLLIEYLLLRRFAHKERRQNELQKLELVGSLAASTAHEIRNPLTGVKGLIQLLGEKYTDQEDRFYFDVINSELKRINEIVSEFLILGKPTAQVTNNINIAETLKELKPLIISEGNSQNVECNFQLSSEPIIVTCVKDELKQVILNLTKNAFESFEKPGILEIKLLHQDKDFCKLEISDTGKGIPKDELGNIFVPFYTSKETGTGLGLVICKRIINSFGGSILIESKEKMGTTVSITLPIVK